A genomic window from Aquila chrysaetos chrysaetos chromosome 21, bAquChr1.4, whole genome shotgun sequence includes:
- the RPL36A gene encoding 60S ribosomal protein L36a, producing the protein MPGRGSPGPSAPQRTHRALPPLWPAGVPPCPLLRARLSGPGRRVGVAVVAGRQGGTEGRGRPTPPFRFPFFWFLTQKQQLCFLLEAARPPLWGRRGSGRSQGLPCTEGTEGLDTGPGVRGRDAGTGAQGRGWGRRPGREPPGTPPPRSPPTPPLLRRPPSPAPPAPLSSHREGALHAHFLTGPLALPAPFRSLWSPAPTCFRFRGAPSLREAVANMVNVPKTRRTYCKKCGKHQPHKVTQYKKGKDSLYAQGKRRYDRKQSGYGGQTKPIFRKKAKTTKKIVLRLECVEPNCRSKRMLAIKRCKHFELGGDKKRKGQVIQF; encoded by the exons ATGCCGGGACGGGGCTCCCCCGGGCCCTCCGCGCCCCAGCGCACTCACCGAGCCCTCCCGCCTCTCTGGCCGGCCGGGGTCCCACCGTGCCCACTGCTCCGCGCCCGCCTGAGCGGCCCGGGCCGGCGGGTCGGGGTGGCTGTGGTGGCGGGGAGGCAGGGAGGCACGGAAGGACGGGGCCGGCCAACCCCACCCTTTCGGTTCccctttttttggtttctgactcaaaagcagcagctgtgtttcCTCCTGGAGGCAGCCAGGCCACCTCTGTGGGGCCGCCGGGGCTCCGGCCGCAGCCAGGGCCTGCCCTGCACGGAGGGGACAGAGGGCCTGGACACAGGGCCAGGGGTGCGGGGCCGGGACGCGGGGACCGGAGCGcagggccggggctggggccggcgTCCAGGCCGTGAG CCCCCTGGCACTCCCCCGCCGCGTagcccccccacacccccactCCTCCGCAGGCCCCCAagccccgcgccccccgccccgctctcCTCCCACCGAGAGGGGGCGCTGCATGCCCACTTCCTGACGGGGCCGCTGGCCCTCCCTGCACCCTTCCGCTCTCTATGGTCCCCCGCTCCCACCTGCTTCCGCTTCCGGGGTGCTCCTTCTCTTCGGGAGGCGGTCGCCAATATG gTGAACGTCCCGAAAACTCGTCGGACCTACTGCAAGAAATGCGGCAAGCACCAGCCGCACAAAGTCACCCAGTACAAGAAGGGGAAGGACTCCCTCTACGCCCAGG GAAAAAGACGCTACGATAGGAAGCAAAGTGGCTATGGGGGCCAGACAAAGCCCATCTTCCGTAAGAAG gctAAGACCACGAAGAAGATTGTGCTGAGGCTGGAGTGTGTGGAGCCCAACTGCAGGTCCAAGAGGATGCTGGCGATTAAGAGGTGCAAGCACTTTGAACTGGGAGGAGACAAGAAGAGAAAG GGCCAGGTGATCCAGTTCTAA
- the BTK gene encoding tyrosine-protein kinase BTK isoform X1, producing MASVILESIFLKRSQQKKKTSPLNFKKRLFLLTESKLSYYEYDFERGRRGSKKGSVDIEKITCVETVVPENNPPPERQVPRKGDDYNMEQISIIERFPYPFQVVYDEGPLYVFSPTEELRKRWIHQLKSVIRYNSDLVQKYHPCFWIDGQYLCCSQTAKNAMGCQILESRNGSLKVGRSHRKTKKPLPPTPEEDQMVMKPLPPEPAPSTAGEMKKVVALYNYLPMNAQDLQLQKGEEYFILEESHLPWWKARDKNGREGYIPSNYVTETSNSLEIFEWYSKNITRSQAEQLLKQEGKEGGFIVRDSTSKTGKYTVSVYAKSSVDPQGTVRHYVVCCTPQNQYYLAEKHLFNTIPELITYHQHNSAGLISRLKYPVSQHQKSAPSTAGLGYGSWEIDPKDLTFLKELGTGQFGVVKYGKWRGQYDVAIKMIREGSMSEDEFIDEAKVMMNLSHEKLVQLYGVCTKQRPIFIITEYMANGCLLNFLRETRQRFQPAELLEMCKDVCEAMEYLESKQFLHRDLAARNCLVNDQGIVKVSDFGLSRYVLDDEYTSSMGSKFPVRWSPPEVLLYSKFSSKSDVWAFGVLMWEVYSLGKMPYERFNNSETTEHVIQGLRLYRPQQASERVYAIMYSCWHEAPAGPPLLHGRRPRSAPPSRHCWAASGTSRTRSPDPRLGRPSPLTPAWC from the exons ATGGCCAGCGTCATCCTGGAGAGCATCTTCTTGAAGCGCTcacagcagaagaagaaaacatctccCCTCAACTTCAAGAAGCGCCTGTTCCTGTTGACGGAGAGCAAGCTGTCCTACTACGAGTATGACTTTGAGCGGGGG CGCCGGGGCAGTAAGAAGGGCTCAGTGGACATTGAGAAGATCACCTGTGTGGAGACGGTGGTGCCTGAAAACAACCCTCCCCCCGAGCGGCAGGTCCCG AGGAAAGGAGACGATTACAACATGGAGCAGATCTCAATCATTGAAAGGTTCCCCTACCCCTTCCAG GTGGTATATGACGAAGGGCCCCTCTACGTCTTCTCCCCGACAGAGGAGTTGCGCAAACGCTGGATCCATCAGCTGAAGAGCG TGATCCGGTACAACAGCGACCTGGTACAAAAGTATCACCCCTGCTTCTGGATCGACGGCCAGTACCTGTGCTGCTCCCAGACAGCCAAGAACGCCATGGGCTGCCAGATCCTGGAGAGCAGGAATGGCA GTTTAAAAGTTGGGCGGTCACATCGCAAGACAAAGAAGCCTCTTCCCCCTACTCCTGAGGAGGACCAG ATGGTGATGAAGCCCCTGCCTCCCGAGCcagcccccagcacagcaggTGAGATGAAGAAGGTGGTGGCCCTCTACAACTACCTTCCGATGAACGCGCAGGACCTGCAACTGCAGAAGGGTGAGGAGTACTTCATCCTGGAGGAAAGCCACCTGCCCTGGTGGAAAGCCCGTGACAAGAATGG aagggaaggataCATACCCAGCAACTATGTCACTGAAACCAGCAATTCCCTGGAGATCTTTGA GTGGTACTCAAAGAATATCACTCGGAGCCAAGCGGAGCAACTGCTGAAACAGGAG GGCAAGGAAGGGGGCTTCATTGTCCGAGACTCCACCAGCAAGACAGGGAAATACACTGTCTCTGTCTACGCCAAGTCCTCTGT AGACCCCCAAGGCACGGTCCGCCATTATGTTGTATGCTGCACGCCCCAGAATCAGTATTACCTGGCAGAAAAGCACCTGTTCAACACTATCCCGGAGCTCATCACATACCATCAGCACAACTCTGCTG GGCTCATATCCAGACTGAAGTACCCCGTGTCTCAACATCAGAAAAGTGCTCCTTCCACAGCTGGCCTCGGCTATG GGTCATGGGAGATTGACCCAAAGGATCTGACCttcctgaaggaactggggACTGGGCAGTTTGGCGTGGTGAAGTACGGGAAATGGAGAGGCCAGTACGACGTTGCTATCAAGATGATCAGGGAGGGTTCCATGTCAGAGGATGAGTTTATCGATGAAGCCAAAGTCATGAT GAACCTGTCTCATGAGAAGCTGGTGCAGCTCTACGGTGTCTGCACCAAGCAGCGTCCCATCTTCATCATCACAGAGTACATGGCCAATGGCTGCCTCCTGAACTTCCTGAGGGAAACTCGGCAGCGGTTCCagcctgctgagctgctggagaTGTGCAAGGATGTCTGTGAAGCTATGGAGTACCTGGAATCCAAGCAATTCCTGCACCGAGATCTG GCTGCTCGCAACTGTTTGGTGAACGACCAAGGAATTGTGAAAGTATCAGATTTTGGCCTTTCCAG GTATGTTCTAGATGACGAGTATACAAGCTCCATGGGGTCAAAGTTTCCAGTGCGATGGTCTCCCCCTGAAGTGCTTCTGTACAGCAAGTTCAGCAGCAAGTCTGATGTCTGGGCTTTTG GCGTTCTGATGTGGGAAGTGTACTCTCTGGGAAAGATGCCTTACGAGAGGTTTAACAACAGCGAGACGACAGAGCACGTCATCCAAGGCCTGCGCCTCTACCGGCCGCAGCAGGCCTCAGAGCGGGTCTATGCCATCATGTACAGCTGCTGGCATGAG GCTCCAGCAGGGCCCCCCCTCTTGCATGGCAGAAGGCCGAGGAGCGCCCCACCTTCACGGCACTGCTGGGCAGCATCCGGGACATCACGGACGAGGAGCCCTGACCCTAGGC
- the BTK gene encoding tyrosine-protein kinase BTK isoform X2 codes for MASVILESIFLKRSQQKKKTSPLNFKKRLFLLTESKLSYYEYDFERGRRGSKKGSVDIEKITCVETVVPENNPPPERQVPRKGDDYNMEQISIIERFPYPFQVVYDEGPLYVFSPTEELRKRWIHQLKSVIRYNSDLVQKYHPCFWIDGQYLCCSQTAKNAMGCQILESRNGSLKVGRSHRKTKKPLPPTPEEDQMVMKPLPPEPAPSTAGEMKKVVALYNYLPMNAQDLQLQKGEEYFILEESHLPWWKARDKNGREGYIPSNYVTETSNSLEIFEWYSKNITRSQAEQLLKQEGKEGGFIVRDSTSKTGKYTVSVYAKSSVDPQGTVRHYVVCCTPQNQYYLAEKHLFNTIPELITYHQHNSAGLISRLKYPVSQHQKSAPSTAGLGYGSWEIDPKDLTFLKELGTGQFGVVKYGKWRGQYDVAIKMIREGSMSEDEFIDEAKVMMNLSHEKLVQLYGVCTKQRPIFIITEYMANGCLLNFLRETRQRFQPAELLEMCKDVCEAMEYLESKQFLHRDLAARNCLVNDQGIVKVSDFGLSRYVLDDEYTSSMGSKFPVRWSPPEVLLYSKFSSKSDVWAFGVLMWEVYSLGKMPYERFNNSETTEHVIQGLRLYRPQQASERVYAIMYSCWHEKAEERPTFTALLGSIRDITDEEP; via the exons ATGGCCAGCGTCATCCTGGAGAGCATCTTCTTGAAGCGCTcacagcagaagaagaaaacatctccCCTCAACTTCAAGAAGCGCCTGTTCCTGTTGACGGAGAGCAAGCTGTCCTACTACGAGTATGACTTTGAGCGGGGG CGCCGGGGCAGTAAGAAGGGCTCAGTGGACATTGAGAAGATCACCTGTGTGGAGACGGTGGTGCCTGAAAACAACCCTCCCCCCGAGCGGCAGGTCCCG AGGAAAGGAGACGATTACAACATGGAGCAGATCTCAATCATTGAAAGGTTCCCCTACCCCTTCCAG GTGGTATATGACGAAGGGCCCCTCTACGTCTTCTCCCCGACAGAGGAGTTGCGCAAACGCTGGATCCATCAGCTGAAGAGCG TGATCCGGTACAACAGCGACCTGGTACAAAAGTATCACCCCTGCTTCTGGATCGACGGCCAGTACCTGTGCTGCTCCCAGACAGCCAAGAACGCCATGGGCTGCCAGATCCTGGAGAGCAGGAATGGCA GTTTAAAAGTTGGGCGGTCACATCGCAAGACAAAGAAGCCTCTTCCCCCTACTCCTGAGGAGGACCAG ATGGTGATGAAGCCCCTGCCTCCCGAGCcagcccccagcacagcaggTGAGATGAAGAAGGTGGTGGCCCTCTACAACTACCTTCCGATGAACGCGCAGGACCTGCAACTGCAGAAGGGTGAGGAGTACTTCATCCTGGAGGAAAGCCACCTGCCCTGGTGGAAAGCCCGTGACAAGAATGG aagggaaggataCATACCCAGCAACTATGTCACTGAAACCAGCAATTCCCTGGAGATCTTTGA GTGGTACTCAAAGAATATCACTCGGAGCCAAGCGGAGCAACTGCTGAAACAGGAG GGCAAGGAAGGGGGCTTCATTGTCCGAGACTCCACCAGCAAGACAGGGAAATACACTGTCTCTGTCTACGCCAAGTCCTCTGT AGACCCCCAAGGCACGGTCCGCCATTATGTTGTATGCTGCACGCCCCAGAATCAGTATTACCTGGCAGAAAAGCACCTGTTCAACACTATCCCGGAGCTCATCACATACCATCAGCACAACTCTGCTG GGCTCATATCCAGACTGAAGTACCCCGTGTCTCAACATCAGAAAAGTGCTCCTTCCACAGCTGGCCTCGGCTATG GGTCATGGGAGATTGACCCAAAGGATCTGACCttcctgaaggaactggggACTGGGCAGTTTGGCGTGGTGAAGTACGGGAAATGGAGAGGCCAGTACGACGTTGCTATCAAGATGATCAGGGAGGGTTCCATGTCAGAGGATGAGTTTATCGATGAAGCCAAAGTCATGAT GAACCTGTCTCATGAGAAGCTGGTGCAGCTCTACGGTGTCTGCACCAAGCAGCGTCCCATCTTCATCATCACAGAGTACATGGCCAATGGCTGCCTCCTGAACTTCCTGAGGGAAACTCGGCAGCGGTTCCagcctgctgagctgctggagaTGTGCAAGGATGTCTGTGAAGCTATGGAGTACCTGGAATCCAAGCAATTCCTGCACCGAGATCTG GCTGCTCGCAACTGTTTGGTGAACGACCAAGGAATTGTGAAAGTATCAGATTTTGGCCTTTCCAG GTATGTTCTAGATGACGAGTATACAAGCTCCATGGGGTCAAAGTTTCCAGTGCGATGGTCTCCCCCTGAAGTGCTTCTGTACAGCAAGTTCAGCAGCAAGTCTGATGTCTGGGCTTTTG GCGTTCTGATGTGGGAAGTGTACTCTCTGGGAAAGATGCCTTACGAGAGGTTTAACAACAGCGAGACGACAGAGCACGTCATCCAAGGCCTGCGCCTCTACCGGCCGCAGCAGGCCTCAGAGCGGGTCTATGCCATCATGTACAGCTGCTGGCATGAG AAGGCCGAGGAGCGCCCCACCTTCACGGCACTGCTGGGCAGCATCCGGGACATCACGGACGAGGAGCCCTGA